ATGTAGTTAATAAATTTAATATAGCTTTAAATAAAGGAATTCAATATATTATTGATGGAAACACAAAAGAAGCTGTGGAAATGTCAGTTGAAAAGTATGCACCTAGTTTTAAAGGAAGAGAAGAAATTGTTACAGCTATTCTTGATGAAGTATTTATTCCATATTTATGGCAAAGTGAAAATACTAAAAAGAATGGATTAGGATATTCAGATGCTGAGAGATGGAGTAATTCAATAAAAGTTTTAAAAGAATATGGAGTAATAGAAAAAGAGATAGATGCTAAAGAATTAATTGGAAATATAAAATAGTGTAGGAGAGAGAAATGACAAAAGAAAGAAGAAAAGTTTTACTACCACTTTTATTTTTTCCAATAATTATAATACTTTGGAAAGCATATATAGCCCTTTTTAATGTTCCAGATTATCTTTTACCTCAACCAGAAGCTCTGTTGCAAACAACAATAGATTTATTGGTTAAAGGAGATATGTTGTATCATATTTATATTACTTTAAAAGAAGTGTTTATAGGTATTATAATTGGAATATTCAGTGGACTTATAGTAGGGTACATTGTTGCCAAATCTAGATATATAGAAAAATTGATAATGCCATTTGTTCTAATTGTTCAAACAGCACCAAAAATATCTCTAGCACCACTATTTATTTTATGGTTTGGATTGGGATTAGAATCTAAAATTGCATTAGTAATATTAGTAGTTTTATTTCCAGTAATGGTTAATGAAATTGTTGCAATTAGAAGTATAGATAAAAATATGTATAATCTTATGAAAATTTTAAATAGTACTTCTTTTCAAAAGTTTTATCATATTGAATTACCATACTCTTTAGAAGCTATACTTTCTGGAATAAAAGTAGCAGTAACACAAGCTATAACAGGAGCTGTTATAGGAGAAATGATAGGAGCAAAGGCAGGATTAGGTTATTTATTAATTCTTGGAAATGAAACTTACGATATTAAATTAGTTTTAAGTTCAATTTTTGTATTAAGCATAGTTGGTTTGATTTTATATATAATTGCTGAAAAAATTGAAAAAAGATTTTTAATTTGGAAGATTTAAATAATAAAGTAAAAAAATATGGTAACTACTCAGCTATAAA
This Fusobacterium varium DNA region includes the following protein-coding sequences:
- a CDS encoding ABC transporter permease translates to MTKERRKVLLPLLFFPIIIILWKAYIALFNVPDYLLPQPEALLQTTIDLLVKGDMLYHIYITLKEVFIGIIIGIFSGLIVGYIVAKSRYIEKLIMPFVLIVQTAPKISLAPLFILWFGLGLESKIALVILVVLFPVMVNEIVAIRSIDKNMYNLMKILNSTSFQKFYHIELPYSLEAILSGIKVAVTQAITGAVIGEMIGAKAGLGYLLILGNETYDIKLVLSSIFVLSIVGLILYIIAEKIEKRFLIWKI